A single window of Rubripirellula lacrimiformis DNA harbors:
- a CDS encoding acyl-CoA thioesterase, translating into MVFNQEAAPSDHPLMRHCEQIRVAYQETDGQRRVHHANYLNYFERGRVEMLRAAGVSYRSFEDDGQMLVVTEMNVRYSAAAEFDDLLELTVTVTEIRQVRIRHHYVIQRNGETIVEGDSTIACVNRSGKPSKLPQAFLDARAYLA; encoded by the coding sequence ATGGTTTTTAATCAGGAAGCGGCGCCGAGCGATCATCCGTTGATGCGCCACTGCGAGCAAATTCGTGTTGCGTATCAAGAAACCGACGGTCAGCGGCGAGTGCACCACGCCAATTATCTGAACTATTTCGAACGCGGTCGAGTCGAGATGCTGCGGGCTGCGGGCGTCAGCTATCGATCCTTCGAAGACGACGGACAGATGTTGGTCGTGACAGAGATGAACGTGCGATATTCGGCAGCCGCAGAGTTTGATGATCTGCTGGAACTGACCGTTACGGTCACCGAGATCCGTCAAGTTCGCATCCGGCACCACTACGTGATCCAACGCAATGGCGAGACGATCGTCGAGGGCGATTCGACGATCGCATGCGTCAACCGAAGCGGAAAGCCGTCCAAATTGCCCCAAGCATTCCTGGACGCGCGAGCGTATCTAGCCTGA